The segment TAGAATTGCGCTGGAAACGGCAATAGAAAATAGCGGAATGGGAATTGTTATTCTGCCCCAGGGAATAATGACCTTTAAAAGCGGATTCAAAAAGCTGTATAAATACATCATTGAAGGTCGTGTTCTTGTTGTCAGCACCTACCCGCCAAAAGCAGGGTGGTCAGTAGGTTTAGCAATGGGGAGAAATGTCTATCTTTATGGACTTGCTGAGGAAATCTATGTGGCAGAATCAGATAACAAAGGTGGTACTTGGAATGGTGCTATTGATGGACTTGGAAAAAGGAGAAAAATATTGGTTCGAAAAGCAACACCAGAAGAAAAATGTGCTAATAACGAATTAATAGCTAGAGGTGCTATAGCTGTTGATGATTTTGGGAATATAGCGAAAGAATCGAGAATTTACAAGGGGGAGTACACAGAAAACATTGCTTGAAATCGAGTGAAGGTCGCTTACCCTTCTATAGTACAGAAGAGATAAGACTTTGTGAGTGTGATTCTTGCTCTGGCGTTGGTGACTGTTATCTGAAACAAAAGTGATGAAATGATTTAATTTAAATCCGTTATGCCCTTAAACGAGCTAGAATCTTCTTCTTTTACTTTCATCTTCAAAATAAGTATGCTTTTATCCGCGCTACGCACTCTTCCACGCTTAGTTTCTCCTGCTCGCCCGTGACGAGATTCCGCAGGGTCACAGCCCCTTCTTTCAGCTCGGTTTCGCCTACGAGCACGGCGAACGAATCGTTGCGCGTATTGGCGTACTTGAGCTGCGCGCTTAAGCTCCTGTTCATCAAATCGATGTGCGTGGGCACGAACTCCCTCAGCCGAGACGTGATTCGTATCGCCTCTTTCAGCACGTCGCGGTCTTCGTTCTCAGCCCGAATCGGCACCACGACCACGCCTTTTCGCTGCATCTCCGTTTCGTCCGCACTGAAGATCTCCGCCAGGCGGTCAAAGCCGAATGCAAACCCTGTTAACGGTATATCATCACCGCCGAACAGCGCAGCCAGTCTATAAGAGCCGCCGCCGCATACCTGTCTCTGCGCGCCCAGCTTACCGCCCATCTCGTAAATCTCGAACACCATCCCCGTGTAATAATCCAGGCCGCGCGCGATTCCTAAATTTAACGTGTACTCCACACCGTAATAATCAAGATATTCTAGCAGCTCTTCCAGCTCACGTCCCGCAGCGCTATCCCCGGCGATTATGCCGCGATCGCGCGCTTCTCGTAACGCGTCCTTACCTTTTAAATCGATTAAATAAAGCAAATCGTCAATAACCGTGCCTTCCACGCCCAAATCGCCAAGTAGCTCGATTACCGCCTCGCGCTCATCCTTGTCTATCAATCGCATCACCGTGC is part of the Methanomicrobia archaeon genome and harbors:
- a CDS encoding histidine--tRNA ligase; this encodes MRIERARGTRDFLPEEMRKRRLMEERMREVAERWGYEEIRTPTFERAELFTLKSGQEILKEMYEFKDKGGRHLALRPEITAPVVRMYINELKMAPKPSKLYYFGNCFRYEEPQKARYREFWQFGTEIIGVDSPEAQAELIALAFAVPKALDVQAELHVGHVGLIRERLRDAQVADELISTVMRLIDKDEREAVIELLGDLGVEGTVIDDLLYLIDLKGKDALREARDRGIIAGDSAAGRELEELLEYLDYYGVEYTLNLGIARGLDYYTGMVFEIYEMGGKLGAQRQVCGGGSYRLAALFGGDDIPLTGFAFGFDRLAEIFSADETEMQRKGVVVVPIRAENEDRDVLKEAIRITSRLREFVPTHIDLMNRSLSAQLKYANTRNDSFAVLVGETELKEGAVTLRNLVTGEQEKLSVEECVARIKAYLF